One Kineococcus endophyticus genomic region harbors:
- a CDS encoding phosphatidate cytidylyltransferase, which produces MTSETTSTARPPRRAGRNLPAAIGMGVAMGGVLVASLFVRREAFGVLVCAAVLYGTVEMVRAFRARHLRIPVLPPAVGTLAMVPGAYLGGGETLFAAYALTVAAVVVYRLVDDGGDHGSPVRVPPVRDVAGGIFVVTYGPLLAGFAMLMLAASDGAWRVLVFVLLVVASDVGGYAAGVLFGRHPMAPSVSPKKSWEGSAGSLVIGMVAGAVALPLALGAAWWQGVLLGAVTVVVAIGGDLSESMLKRDLGIKDMGTLLPGHGGVMDRLDSLLPAAPVVHLLLLWFLGP; this is translated from the coding sequence GTGACCAGCGAGACGACGTCCACCGCCCGCCCTCCGCGGCGGGCGGGGCGCAACCTCCCCGCCGCCATCGGCATGGGGGTGGCGATGGGTGGGGTGCTGGTCGCCAGCCTGTTCGTCCGCCGGGAGGCCTTCGGCGTCCTGGTCTGCGCCGCCGTCCTGTACGGGACGGTCGAGATGGTCCGCGCCTTCCGGGCGCGGCACCTGCGCATCCCCGTGCTGCCACCCGCGGTGGGCACCCTGGCGATGGTGCCGGGCGCCTACCTCGGCGGCGGGGAGACGCTCTTCGCGGCGTACGCCCTGACGGTGGCGGCGGTCGTCGTGTACCGCCTCGTCGACGACGGGGGTGACCACGGCTCACCCGTGCGCGTCCCGCCCGTGCGCGACGTCGCGGGCGGCATCTTCGTCGTCACCTACGGTCCGCTCCTCGCCGGCTTCGCGATGCTCATGCTCGCCGCGAGCGACGGCGCCTGGCGCGTCCTCGTCTTCGTCCTGCTCGTCGTCGCCAGCGACGTCGGCGGCTACGCGGCCGGTGTCCTCTTCGGCCGGCACCCCATGGCCCCCTCGGTCAGCCCCAAGAAGTCGTGGGAGGGCTCGGCCGGCTCGCTCGTCATCGGCATGGTCGCGGGGGCGGTCGCCCTGCCGCTGGCGCTCGGCGCGGCCTGGTGGCAGGGCGTCCTGCTGGGCGCCGTCACGGTCGTCGTGGCCATCGGCGGGGACCTGTCGGAGTCGATGCTCAAGCGCGACCTCGGCATCAAGGACATGGGAACCCTGCTGCCGGGGCACGGCGGCGTCATGGACCGGCTCGACTCGCTGCTGCCCGCGGCCCCCGTCGTGCACCTGCTCCTCCTGTGGTTCCTCGGGCCCTGA
- the frr gene encoding ribosome recycling factor has product MIDDTLLEAEEKMEKAVEVAKEDFGAIRTGRANAAMFHKIMVDYYGAPTPLQQLASFQIPEARSVLITPFDRGAMSEIEKALRNSDLGVNPGNDGNVIRIVLPQLTEERRKDYIKLARSKAEDARVSLRNVRRRAKEELDRIVKDGEAGEDEVGRAEKELESVTKKHVDAVDELLKNKETELLAV; this is encoded by the coding sequence GTGATCGACGACACCCTCCTCGAGGCCGAGGAGAAGATGGAAAAGGCGGTCGAGGTCGCCAAGGAGGACTTCGGCGCCATCCGCACGGGGCGTGCCAACGCCGCGATGTTCCACAAGATCATGGTCGACTACTACGGCGCGCCGACCCCGCTGCAGCAACTGGCGAGCTTCCAGATCCCCGAGGCCCGCTCGGTGCTCATCACGCCCTTCGACCGCGGGGCCATGAGCGAGATCGAGAAGGCGCTGCGCAACTCCGACCTGGGCGTCAACCCGGGCAACGACGGCAACGTCATCCGCATCGTGCTGCCGCAGCTGACCGAGGAGCGGCGCAAGGACTACATCAAGCTCGCCCGCTCCAAGGCCGAGGACGCCCGCGTCTCGCTGCGCAACGTGCGCCGCCGCGCCAAGGAGGAGCTCGACCGCATCGTCAAGGACGGCGAGGCCGGCGAGGACGAGGTCGGGCGCGCGGAGAAGGAGCTGGAGTCGGTGACGAAGAAGCACGTCGACGCCGTCGACGAGCTCCTGAAGAACAAGGAAACCGAGCTGCTGGCCGTCTGA
- the pyrH gene encoding UMP kinase: protein MSEPSLTVDLEAGTVHPRPAYQRVLLKLSGEFFGNGQVGVDPDVIAQVAREIAGPVKQGVQVAIVVGGGNFFRGAELSQRGMERSRADYMGMLGTVMNALALQDFLEQQDVATRVQTAITMGQVAEPYIPRRAIRHMEKGRVVIFGAGAGMPYFSTDTVAAQRALEVRADAVLMAKNGVDGVYTGDPRKDPSATKIETISYAEALQKNLRVVDTTAFSLCMDNRLPMIVFGMEGQGVARALRGERIGTQVIAD from the coding sequence GTGAGCGAGCCGAGCCTGACCGTCGACCTCGAGGCCGGGACCGTGCACCCCCGCCCCGCCTACCAGCGGGTGCTGCTCAAGCTCTCCGGCGAGTTCTTCGGCAACGGCCAGGTCGGCGTCGATCCCGACGTCATCGCCCAGGTGGCCCGCGAGATCGCCGGCCCCGTCAAGCAGGGCGTGCAGGTCGCCATCGTCGTCGGCGGCGGCAACTTCTTCCGCGGCGCGGAGCTGTCCCAGCGGGGCATGGAGCGCAGCCGGGCCGACTACATGGGCATGCTCGGCACCGTCATGAACGCCCTCGCGCTGCAGGACTTCCTCGAGCAGCAGGACGTCGCCACGCGCGTGCAGACGGCCATCACGATGGGGCAGGTCGCCGAGCCGTACATCCCGCGCCGCGCCATCCGGCACATGGAGAAGGGCCGCGTCGTGATCTTCGGCGCGGGCGCCGGCATGCCGTACTTCTCGACCGACACGGTCGCCGCGCAGCGGGCCCTGGAGGTCCGCGCCGACGCCGTCCTCATGGCCAAGAACGGCGTCGACGGCGTCTACACGGGGGACCCGCGCAAGGACCCGAGCGCCACCAAGATCGAGACGATCAGCTACGCCGAGGCGCTGCAGAAGAACCTGCGTGTCGTCGACACCACGGCCTTCAGCCTCTGCATGGACAACCGCCTGCCGATGATCGTGTTCGGCATGGAGGGCCAGGGCGTGGCCCGCGCGCTGCGGGGTGAGAGGATCGGCACGCAGGTGATCGCGGACTGA
- the tsf gene encoding translation elongation factor Ts, which yields MAAYTAADVKALREKTGAGMLDCKNALVETDGDVEKAIELLRIKGQKGVAKRADRDASNGLVAVHVDGGLGVMVQVNCETDFVAKSEGFVTLANQVLAQAVAVGATDSASLLASEMDGKTVQVVLDEANATMGEKILVPNVARIEGTHVSAYLHRTATDLPPTIGVLVALDKADDALGKDIAMHTAAMSPTFLTRDEVPAEKVESERRIAEETAREEKKPEAALPKIIEGRVNSFFKDNVLLEQPFAKDQKVTITKLLADAGAQVTAFARFRAGV from the coding sequence GTGGCCGCGTACACCGCCGCTGACGTCAAGGCCCTGCGCGAGAAGACCGGCGCCGGCATGCTCGACTGCAAGAACGCGCTCGTGGAGACCGACGGCGACGTCGAGAAGGCCATCGAGCTGCTGCGCATCAAGGGGCAGAAGGGCGTCGCCAAGCGCGCCGACCGCGACGCGTCGAACGGCCTCGTGGCCGTCCACGTCGACGGTGGCCTCGGCGTCATGGTCCAGGTCAACTGCGAGACCGACTTCGTGGCCAAGTCCGAGGGCTTCGTGACCCTGGCCAACCAGGTCCTCGCGCAGGCCGTCGCCGTCGGCGCGACCGACTCCGCCTCGCTGCTCGCCTCCGAGATGGACGGCAAGACCGTCCAGGTCGTCCTCGACGAGGCCAACGCGACGATGGGCGAGAAGATCCTCGTCCCCAACGTCGCCCGCATCGAGGGCACGCACGTCTCGGCGTACCTGCACCGCACCGCGACCGACCTGCCGCCGACCATCGGTGTCCTCGTCGCCCTCGACAAGGCCGACGACGCCCTCGGCAAGGACATCGCGATGCACACCGCCGCGATGAGCCCGACCTTCCTCACCCGCGACGAGGTCCCGGCCGAGAAGGTCGAGTCCGAGCGCCGCATCGCCGAGGAGACCGCGCGCGAGGAGAAGAAGCCCGAGGCCGCCCTCCCCAAGATCATCGAGGGTCGCGTCAACAGCTTCTTCAAGGACAACGTCCTGCTCGAGCAGCCGTTCGCCAAGGACCAGAAGGTCACGATCACCAAGCTGCTGGCCGACGCCGGCGCCCAGGTGACCGCCTTCGCGCGCTTCCGCGCGGGCGTCTGA
- the rpsB gene encoding 30S ribosomal protein S2 — protein sequence MAVVTMRQLLESGVHFGHQTRRWNPKMKRFLFTERNGIYIIDLQQSLSFIDRAYDFVKETVAHGGSILFIGTKKQAQESIAEQARRVGMPYVNQRWLGGMLTNFSTVSKRISRMRELEEVDFDDVAASGLTKKELLVLRREYDKLTKTLGGIRDMTKVPSAVWIVDTNKEHLAVDEAKKLNIPVVAILDSNCDPDDVDYRIPGNDDAIRSVTLLTRVIADAVADGLQVRHGGKSDTDAEPLAAWEQDLLAGNEGEQAGGSESTATAEGSTAPEAAEATAAEGQPAETAAAEGEPAEATAQA from the coding sequence ATGGCCGTCGTGACGATGCGCCAGCTGCTCGAGTCCGGTGTGCACTTCGGGCACCAGACCCGTCGCTGGAACCCGAAGATGAAGCGCTTCCTCTTCACGGAGCGCAACGGGATCTACATCATCGACCTGCAGCAGTCGCTGTCCTTCATCGACCGCGCGTACGACTTCGTCAAGGAGACCGTCGCCCACGGCGGCAGCATCCTGTTCATCGGGACGAAGAAGCAGGCTCAGGAGTCCATCGCCGAGCAGGCCCGTCGCGTGGGCATGCCCTACGTGAACCAGCGCTGGCTCGGCGGCATGCTCACCAACTTCTCGACCGTCTCCAAGCGGATCTCCCGCATGCGTGAGCTCGAGGAGGTCGACTTCGACGACGTCGCCGCCTCCGGCCTCACGAAGAAGGAGCTCCTGGTCCTGCGTCGCGAGTACGACAAGCTGACGAAGACGCTCGGCGGCATCCGCGACATGACCAAGGTCCCCTCCGCGGTGTGGATCGTCGACACCAACAAGGAGCACCTCGCGGTCGACGAGGCCAAGAAGCTCAACATCCCCGTCGTCGCGATCCTCGACTCCAACTGCGACCCGGACGACGTCGACTACCGGATCCCCGGCAACGACGACGCCATCCGCTCCGTCACGCTGCTGACGCGGGTCATCGCCGACGCGGTCGCCGACGGCCTGCAGGTCCGTCACGGCGGCAAGTCCGACACCGACGCCGAGCCCCTGGCCGCGTGGGAGCAGGACCTGCTGGCCGGCAACGAGGGCGAGCAGGCCGGTGGCTCGGAGTCGACCGCGACCGCGGAGGGCTCCACCGCCCCCGAGGCCGCCGAGGCGACCGCCGCCGAGGGGCAGCCGGCCGAGACCGCTGCCGCCGAGGGCGAGCCGGCCGAGGCCACCGCGCAGGCCTGA
- a CDS encoding pyridoxal phosphate-dependent aminotransferase, with the protein MSTGLDRGASTPSGTVPPTVAKGPGVARMRRFGPTVFAEMSALAQRTGAVNLGQGFPDSDGPASLLDDAVAAVRSGANQYPPGLGVPELREAVSRHQDRWYGMRPDPGTEVLVTAGASEATAAALLGLCEVGDEVVVLEPAYDAYPALIALAGAVQRSVPLLPTADGFALDRAALAAAFSDRTRLVLLNTPHNPTGTVLSEDELALVARLAVEHDAVVVTDEVYEHLVFDGHRHRPVATLPGMAERTLTVSSAGKTFSVTGWKVGWVTGPAPLVAAVRAVKQFLTYVNGAPFQPAVARALDLPDAFFADQAADLQRRRDLLSEGLRSAGFGVRTPAGTYFVIADPTPLGFEDGTDLCRRLPELAGVVGVPVSAFCEPGGPAAEATAALVRFTFCKSDTVLLQACDRLQGLRR; encoded by the coding sequence GTGAGCACTGGTCTCGACCGCGGCGCGTCCACCCCTTCCGGCACCGTCCCCCCGACCGTCGCCAAGGGCCCCGGCGTGGCCCGCATGCGGCGCTTCGGGCCCACCGTCTTCGCCGAGATGTCGGCCCTGGCCCAGCGCACCGGCGCCGTGAACCTCGGCCAGGGGTTCCCCGACTCCGACGGACCGGCCTCGCTGCTCGACGACGCCGTCGCCGCCGTGCGCTCGGGCGCGAACCAGTACCCGCCGGGGCTCGGCGTCCCGGAGCTGCGCGAGGCCGTGAGCCGGCACCAGGACCGCTGGTACGGGATGCGTCCCGACCCCGGCACCGAGGTGCTCGTCACCGCCGGGGCCAGCGAGGCGACGGCCGCCGCCCTGCTCGGGCTGTGCGAGGTGGGCGACGAGGTCGTCGTGCTGGAGCCGGCCTACGACGCCTACCCCGCGCTCATCGCCCTCGCGGGCGCCGTCCAGCGCTCGGTCCCGTTGCTGCCGACCGCCGACGGCTTCGCCCTGGACCGCGCAGCCCTGGCGGCCGCCTTCTCCGACCGGACCCGCCTCGTCCTGCTCAACACCCCGCACAACCCGACGGGCACCGTCCTGTCCGAGGACGAGCTCGCCCTCGTCGCCCGCCTCGCGGTCGAGCACGACGCCGTCGTCGTCACCGACGAGGTGTACGAGCACCTCGTCTTCGACGGCCACCGGCACCGTCCGGTCGCGACGCTGCCGGGGATGGCCGAGCGGACGCTGACCGTGTCCTCGGCGGGCAAGACGTTCTCGGTGACCGGCTGGAAGGTCGGCTGGGTCACCGGCCCGGCCCCCCTCGTCGCGGCCGTGCGAGCGGTCAAGCAGTTCCTCACGTACGTCAACGGCGCGCCCTTCCAGCCGGCCGTCGCCCGGGCCCTGGACCTGCCCGACGCGTTCTTCGCCGACCAGGCCGCCGACCTGCAGCGCCGCCGGGACCTGCTGTCCGAGGGCCTGCGCTCGGCCGGCTTCGGGGTGCGCACCCCCGCCGGGACGTACTTCGTGATCGCCGACCCGACCCCGCTGGGCTTCGAGGACGGGACGGATCTGTGCCGTCGCCTGCCCGAGCTCGCCGGCGTCGTCGGTGTGCCGGTGAGCGCCTTCTGCGAGCCCGGCGGGCCGGCCGCCGAGGCCACCGCCGCTCTCGTGCGGTTCACGTTCTGCAAGTCCGACACCGTGCTCCTGCAGGCGTGCGACCGCCTGCAGGGCCTGCGCCGGTGA
- a CDS encoding TraR/DksA family transcriptional regulator has protein sequence MSTGDPRDHPDLRRVLEEERAEAAERVSALERELASALEAAAEGTADDEHDPEGSTTAFERQQVAAVLEQVRERSAALDVALRRLGEPGFGLCERCGRPIAPGRLAARPWATTCVECAGRVRR, from the coding sequence GTGAGCACCGGGGACCCTCGGGACCACCCCGACCTGCGCCGGGTCCTGGAGGAGGAGCGGGCCGAGGCAGCCGAGCGGGTCAGCGCGCTCGAGCGCGAGCTCGCGAGCGCCCTCGAGGCGGCCGCCGAGGGCACGGCCGACGACGAGCACGACCCCGAGGGCTCCACGACGGCCTTCGAGCGGCAGCAGGTCGCCGCCGTGCTGGAGCAGGTGCGGGAGCGGTCGGCGGCGCTCGACGTGGCCCTGCGTCGGCTCGGGGAGCCGGGGTTCGGGCTGTGCGAGCGGTGCGGGCGTCCCATCGCCCCCGGCCGCCTCGCCGCGCGGCCGTGGGCCACGACGTGCGTCGAGTGCGCCGGGCGGGTGCGGCGCTAG
- a CDS encoding murein hydrolase activator EnvC family protein has protein sequence MLGSGVATGLASVAVAGLATALVVAVPPSSPASPDAPAPRDGVTARSWTWPVDPHRVVRTFDDVGRYEAGHRGVDLAAAPGATVVAVAAGEVSFAGAVAGRGVVVVAHPDGLRTTYEPVDAVVRPGQAVTAGTPLGTLAALPLHCPAACLHLGLRRGETYLDPLSRLRETPPVLLPLGRP, from the coding sequence GTGCTGGGTTCAGGAGTCGCCACCGGTCTGGCGTCCGTCGCGGTCGCGGGTCTCGCGACGGCTCTCGTCGTCGCCGTGCCCCCGTCGTCACCGGCGTCACCGGACGCACCGGCACCTCGTGACGGAGTGACCGCGCGGTCGTGGACGTGGCCGGTCGACCCGCACCGGGTCGTCCGCACGTTCGACGACGTGGGGCGCTACGAGGCCGGGCACCGCGGCGTGGACCTCGCCGCCGCGCCGGGCGCGACCGTGGTGGCCGTCGCGGCGGGCGAGGTCAGCTTCGCGGGCGCCGTCGCCGGGCGCGGGGTGGTCGTCGTCGCGCACCCGGACGGGCTGCGCACGACGTACGAACCCGTCGACGCCGTCGTCCGTCCGGGGCAGGCCGTCACGGCGGGGACGCCGCTGGGCACCCTGGCCGCCCTGCCCCTGCACTGTCCCGCCGCGTGCCTCCACCTCGGGCTGCGCCGCGGCGAGACGTACCTCGATCCCCTGTCCCGGCTGCGGGAGACCCCACCGGTCCTGCTGCCCCTTGGACGACCGTGA
- the whiG gene encoding RNA polymerase sigma factor WhiG gives MEPGAARERATTAQTERGSGLRVVDDGMERGIDATGTDQTSTSEAAPSADGAETVEEVQPAGRPQANARFTSRKGKGPLTPEQEAAEAALRAMWEDFKSTADPYVREKLIMHYSPLVKYVAGRVGVGLPPNIEQADLVSYGIFGLIDAIEKFDIERAIKFETYAISRIRGAIIDELRAIDWIPRSVRSKAREVERTYASLEGELHRTPTEAEVADRMGIALSDLHHIFSQVSYVNVVALDELLSVSGEKGDKLSLVDTLEDTKAEDPVAAFESEETKFLLSRAINQLPEREKIVVTLYYYEGLTLAEIGRVLGVTESRICQMHTKAVLQLRGKLSDAG, from the coding sequence GTGGAACCAGGAGCGGCGAGGGAACGAGCCACCACCGCGCAGACCGAGCGCGGCTCCGGGCTGCGCGTGGTCGACGACGGGATGGAGCGCGGCATCGACGCCACCGGCACGGACCAGACGAGCACCTCGGAGGCGGCGCCGTCGGCGGACGGGGCCGAGACGGTCGAGGAGGTGCAGCCCGCGGGTCGCCCGCAGGCGAACGCCCGCTTCACCAGCCGCAAGGGCAAGGGACCCCTGACGCCCGAGCAGGAGGCGGCCGAGGCCGCCCTGCGCGCCATGTGGGAGGACTTCAAGTCCACCGCGGACCCCTACGTCCGCGAGAAGTTGATCATGCACTACTCGCCGCTGGTCAAGTACGTGGCCGGGCGGGTCGGCGTCGGGCTGCCGCCGAACATCGAGCAGGCCGACCTGGTGTCCTACGGCATCTTCGGGCTCATCGACGCGATCGAGAAGTTCGACATCGAGCGCGCCATCAAGTTCGAGACCTACGCCATCTCGCGCATCCGCGGCGCCATCATCGACGAGCTGCGCGCCATCGACTGGATCCCCCGGTCGGTCCGCAGCAAGGCCCGTGAGGTGGAGCGGACCTACGCCAGCCTCGAGGGCGAGCTGCACCGCACGCCCACCGAGGCCGAGGTCGCCGACCGCATGGGCATCGCCCTGTCGGACCTGCACCACATCTTCAGCCAGGTCTCCTACGTCAACGTCGTGGCGCTCGACGAGCTGCTCAGCGTCTCGGGGGAGAAGGGCGACAAGCTCTCCCTCGTCGACACCCTCGAGGACACCAAGGCCGAGGACCCCGTCGCGGCGTTCGAGAGCGAGGAGACGAAGTTCCTCCTGTCCCGGGCCATCAACCAGCTGCCCGAGCGGGAGAAGATCGTCGTCACGCTCTACTACTACGAGGGCCTGACCCTGGCCGAGATCGGCCGCGTCCTCGGGGTCACCGAGTCGCGCATCTGCCAGATGCACACCAAGGCCGTCCTCCAGCTGCGCGGCAAGCTGTCCGACGCGGGCTGA
- a CDS encoding tyrosine recombinase XerC produces MVGRDVSGADGPRDEDLEQVLDAFGTHLRAERNRSEHTVRAYRSDVRDLLTTVLPAGDDGSLDLGLLGLADLRAWQTAAAGDHRRSTLARRAAAVRTFTAWAHRTGRLGEDPGLRLQAPKRSRDLPRVLAQSQVRAALEPAVAARTDASPDPVELRDGALLELLYATGCRVAEVVGLDVGDVDAGHRQARVLGKGNRERVVPFGEPALRALEAWLDRGRPALAVTESGDALFLGRKGGRIDQRQVRTVVNRAVAAVPGAPHTSPHGLRHAAATHMLDGRADLRSVQELLGHATLSTTQIYTHVSVERLRSSHRQAHPRA; encoded by the coding sequence GTGGTGGGACGAGACGTGAGCGGGGCCGACGGTCCCCGGGACGAGGACCTCGAGCAGGTGCTGGACGCCTTCGGGACCCACCTGCGCGCCGAGCGCAACCGCTCCGAGCACACCGTCCGGGCGTACCGCTCGGACGTCCGGGACCTGCTGACCACCGTCCTGCCGGCCGGCGACGACGGGTCGCTCGACCTGGGGCTGCTCGGGCTGGCGGACCTGCGGGCGTGGCAGACGGCCGCGGCCGGCGACCACCGCCGGTCCACCCTGGCCCGGCGCGCGGCGGCCGTGCGGACCTTCACGGCCTGGGCCCACCGCACGGGACGGCTGGGCGAGGACCCGGGTCTGCGGCTGCAGGCCCCCAAGCGCTCCCGCGACCTGCCCCGCGTCCTGGCGCAGAGCCAGGTGCGGGCCGCGCTCGAGCCGGCGGTCGCGGCGCGCACCGACGCGTCCCCGGACCCGGTGGAGCTGCGCGACGGCGCCCTGCTGGAACTCCTCTACGCCACCGGCTGCCGGGTCGCGGAGGTCGTGGGTCTGGACGTCGGCGACGTCGACGCCGGGCACCGCCAGGCGCGCGTGCTGGGGAAGGGGAACCGCGAGCGCGTCGTGCCCTTCGGTGAGCCGGCCCTGCGGGCGCTGGAGGCCTGGTTGGACCGTGGGCGCCCCGCCCTGGCCGTCACGGAGTCCGGTGACGCGCTGTTCCTGGGGCGGAAGGGGGGCCGGATCGACCAGCGGCAGGTGCGGACGGTCGTCAACCGGGCGGTCGCCGCGGTTCCCGGTGCGCCGCACACGTCCCCGCACGGACTCCGGCACGCGGCCGCGACCCACATGCTCGACGGACGAGCTGACCTTCGTAGCGTACAGGAGTTGCTTGGTCACGCTACGCTGTCAACGACTCAGATCTACACACACGTCTCCGTGGAGCGGTTGCGGAGTTCTCACCGTCAGGCCCATCCCCGGGCCTGA
- a CDS encoding histone-like nucleoid-structuring protein Lsr2, giving the protein MVQRTHPVLTDDVDGSDAVETVAFALDGVPYEIDLSAQNAAALRRAVSLYVEHGRALAPRRGPGRPADGPGTGVDSGAVRAWARENGVPVNSRGRVPAEVVEQYVAAGH; this is encoded by the coding sequence GTGGTTCAGCGCACGCACCCGGTGCTCACCGACGACGTCGACGGGTCCGACGCCGTCGAGACCGTCGCCTTCGCCCTCGACGGCGTCCCCTACGAGATCGACCTCTCGGCGCAGAACGCGGCCGCCCTGCGGCGCGCGGTCAGCCTCTACGTGGAGCACGGCCGCGCCCTCGCGCCCCGGCGCGGACCGGGCCGGCCCGCCGACGGCCCCGGCACGGGGGTCGACAGCGGCGCGGTCCGCGCGTGGGCGCGCGAGAACGGCGTGCCCGTCAACTCCCGCGGCCGGGTGCCGGCCGAGGTCGTCGAGCAGTACGTCGCCGCCGGCCACTGA
- a CDS encoding RtcB family protein yields MERLGKKLVNWASVLEEGTRRQAQVAATMPFIHPHIALMPDAHLGKGATVGSVIPTDGAIIPAAVGVDIGCGMIAVRTQFTGADLSGRDLSVLRTAIEAAVPLSAGAANREVSATAAPRVAELEALEPGRAAFREQLVPRWRLALGTLGSGNHFIEVSLDELDRVWLFLHSGSRGPGNKLATHHIAVAQRLCAQWFVPLPDRDLAYLVEGTAEFDEYLADLQWAQHFALLNREEMMDRVAAQLAAFLGTDVEEAERINCHHNYTTRERHFGREVWLSRKGAIAADAGRPGLVPGSMGTASYVVVGKGDVMSLHSSPHGAGREYSRSAARRTFTHEQLREAMKGIEYRDTDAFLDEIPAAYKDIDRVMADAADLVEVRHTLRQVVNVKGD; encoded by the coding sequence GTGGAGCGGCTGGGGAAGAAGCTGGTGAACTGGGCGTCCGTGCTGGAGGAGGGGACGCGCCGGCAGGCCCAGGTCGCCGCCACGATGCCCTTCATCCACCCGCACATCGCGTTGATGCCCGACGCCCACCTCGGCAAGGGTGCGACCGTCGGGTCCGTCATCCCGACCGACGGGGCGATCATCCCGGCCGCCGTCGGGGTCGACATCGGCTGCGGCATGATCGCCGTCCGCACGCAGTTCACGGGCGCGGACCTCTCGGGCCGTGACCTGTCCGTCCTGCGGACCGCGATCGAGGCCGCGGTGCCGCTGTCGGCGGGTGCGGCCAACCGCGAGGTGTCGGCCACGGCCGCGCCGCGGGTGGCCGAGCTGGAGGCGCTCGAACCCGGCCGGGCCGCGTTCCGCGAGCAGCTCGTCCCGCGCTGGCGGCTGGCGCTGGGGACGCTGGGGTCGGGGAACCACTTCATCGAGGTGTCCCTCGACGAGCTGGACCGGGTGTGGCTGTTCCTGCACTCGGGCTCGCGCGGCCCGGGCAACAAGCTGGCCACCCACCACATCGCCGTCGCGCAGCGGCTGTGCGCGCAGTGGTTCGTGCCGCTGCCCGACCGTGACCTCGCCTACCTCGTCGAGGGCACGGCCGAGTTCGACGAGTACCTCGCCGACCTGCAGTGGGCGCAGCACTTCGCGCTCCTCAACCGCGAGGAGATGATGGACCGGGTGGCTGCCCAGCTGGCCGCGTTCCTCGGGACCGACGTCGAGGAGGCGGAGCGCATCAACTGCCACCACAACTACACGACCCGGGAACGGCACTTCGGCCGGGAGGTGTGGCTGTCCCGCAAGGGCGCCATCGCGGCCGACGCCGGACGCCCCGGGCTCGTCCCGGGTTCGATGGGCACGGCCAGCTACGTCGTCGTCGGCAAGGGCGACGTGATGTCGCTGCACTCCTCCCCGCACGGGGCGGGGCGTGAGTACAGCCGGTCGGCGGCGCGCCGGACGTTCACCCACGAGCAGCTGCGGGAGGCCATGAAGGGCATCGAGTACCGGGACACCGACGCGTTCCTGGACGAGATCCCGGCCGCCTACAAGGACATCGACCGGGTGATGGCCGACGCGGCCGACCTCGTCGAGGTCCGGCACACGCTGCGTCAGGTGGTGAACGTCAAGGGCGACTGA